TTATTGAACGGGCCGACAACGGCGCGCTGGCGCCCGGGACCAAGCTCCCTGCCGTCCGCAGCCTTGCCGGCGAGCTGGGGGTCGCACCCCATACCGTGGCCCGCGCCTACAAGGAACTCGAGGCCGCCGGCGTTGTGGTCACCCGGGGCCGAAACGGCACTGTGATGTGCGCACGGGACGAAGCCTGGAGCTCGCTCTCCGCTGTGGCTGCCGGGTTCGCCGATGCCGCGAAAGCCCAGGGCGCCAGCTTCGCCGAGGCCGTGCAGCTGCTCGCCGCCGCGTACGACCGCTCCTAGGACCGGCGCTAAGTTGCCGCGCGGGATTTCGCGGCACGGGGCGCCCCGGAAATGGATCTTCGAAGAAGTTTTCGATTAGCATTGGTAGCGTGCCTAAAGCCGTAGCTGACGATCCAGCCGTAGATTCCCAGTCCGCAGTCCTCCCGACGGAGTCCGCAAAACCGGGCCGCGCAGACGATGCGCGCCCCGCGGTGAAGCGTCCGGACATGTCGCGGCTGGTGGTCAAAGGCGCGCGCGAGCATAATCTGCGCAACGTGGACCTGGACCTGCCCCGCGACTCCATGATCGTTTTTACCGGCCTCTCCGGCTCGGGCAAGTCGTCCCTGGCGTTCGACACTATTTTTGCCGAAGGCCAACGCCGCTACGTCGAATCCCTCTCCGCCTACGCCAGGCAGTTCCTCGGCCAGGTGGACAAGCCCGACGTCGACTTCATCGAGGGCCTCTCGCCCGCGGTGTCCATCGACCAGAAGTCCACCAGCAAAAACCCGCGCTCCACGGTGGGTACCATCACCGAAATCTACGACTACATGCGGCTCCTGTGGGCCCGCGTTGGCCGCCCACACTGCCCCATCTGCGGGGAGCCCGTCGCGAAGCAAACCCCGCAGCAGATCGTGGACCAGCTCCTGGAGCTGCCGGAAGGCACCCGCTTCCAGGTCCTGGCACCGGTTGTCCGGGGCCGCAAGGGCGAATTCGTCGAATTGTTCAAGGAGCTCACCGCCAAGGGATACTCGCGTGCCCGGGTCGATGACACGCTGATCCAACTCAGCGACCCGCCCAAGCTGGGCAAACAGTTCAAACACACCATCGAGGTGGTGGTGGATCGCCTTGTGGTCAAGGACGGCATCAGCCAGCGCCTCACGGACTCGGTGGAAACTGCCTTGGGCCTTGCCGAGGGCAGGATCCTCGCCGAGTTCGTCGACCTCGAAGCTGACGACCCGGAGCGGGTCCGGGCGTTCTCCGAACACCTCGCCTGCCCAAATGAGCACCCCCTGGCGATCGATGAGATCGAACCCCGCTCCTTTTCCTTTAACAATCCTTTCGGTGCGTGCTCGGCCTGCAGCGGCATCGGCACGAAGCTCGAGGTCGATGAGGAACTGATCATCCCGAACGGGGAGTTGTCCCTGGCGGAGGGTGCCATCGCTCCGTGGTCGCTCGGCACGGCAACCACGGAGTACTGGAACCGGCTGCTCGGCGGACTCGCCAAGGAACTGGGTTTCTCCATGAAAACCCCGTGGGACAAGCTCTCCGAGGACACCCGCCAGACCGTGCTGCACGGCAAGGACCACAAAGTGGTGGTGCAGTACCGCAACCGTTTCGGCCGGGAACGCAAATACAGCACAGGCTTCGAAGGCGTCATCCAGTACGTCCACCGCAAGCACCTCGAAACGGACTCGGACAAGGCCCGGGACCGTTACGAGGAGTACATGCGGCAGATTCCGTGCCCGGTCTGCAACGGTGCACGCCTGAACCCGGCCTCGCTCTCGGTGCTGATCAACGGCAAGTCCATTGCCGCGGTCGCCGCGTTGCCAATGCGCGACTGCGCCTATTTCCTGGACAACCTGGTGCTGACCGGACGGGAGGCCCAGATTGCCAACCAGGTCCTTAAGGAGATCCAGGCCCGGCTCACCTTCCTGCTCGACGTCGGCCTGGAGTATTTGAACCTGGAGCGGGCGTCCGGCACTCTCTCCGGCGGCGAAGCCCAGCGGATCCGGCTGGCCACCCAGATCGGTTCCGGCCTGGTGGGTGTCCTTTACGTCCTGGACGAGCCTTCCATCGGCCTGCACCAGCGGGATAACCGGCGCCTGATCGAGACACTCACCCGGCTGCGGGACCTCGGCAACACCCTGATTGTGGTCGAACACGACGAGGACACCATCCAGGAGGCCGACTGGGTGGTCGATATCGGACCCGGCGCCGGCGAGCACGGCGGCATGGTGGTGCACTCCGGTTCCTATCAGGGGCTGCTCGAGAACACCGAGTCACTCACCGGTGACTACCTCTCCGGCCGGAAGCGGATCGAAGTCCCGAAAAAGCGGCGAAAGTACGACAAAAAGCGTGAGCTTAAGGTCGTCGGCGCCAAGGAGCACAACCTCCTGAACGTTGACGCTACGTTCCCGCTGGGTCTGTTCACCGCGGTGACCGGCGTCAGCGGCTCCGGCAAGTCCACCCTGGTAAACGAGATCCTGTACAAGGTCCTGGCCAACAAGCTCAACGGCGCCAAACAGGTGGCCGGACGGCATAAGTCCATCCAGGGCCTCGAGCATCTCGACAAGGTGGTCCACGTCGATCAGAGCCCCATCGGCCGCACACCGCGGTCCAACCCAGCCACCTACACTGGCGTTTTCGACAATATCCGCAAGCTTTTCGCGGACACCACTGAGGCCAAGGTGCGCGGCTACCTGCCGGGCCGGTTCTCCTTCAACGTCAAGGGCGGCCGCTGCGAGGCTTGCTCCGGTGACGGCACGCTGAAGATCGAAATGAACTTCCTGCCGGACGTCTACGTACCCTGCGAGGTGTGCCACGGCGCCCGGTACAACCGCGAAACCCTGGAAGTCCACTACAAGGGCAAAACGATCGCCGACGTACTGAACATGCCCATCGAGGAAGGCGCCGAATTCTTCGCGGCGTTCTCGCCGATTGCCCGCCACCTGAGCACCCTCGTCGACGTCGGGCTCGGCTATGTCCGGCTGGGGCAGCCCGCGACGACACTCTCCGGCGGCGAGGCCCAGCGGGTGAAGCTGGCAGCCGAACTGCAGAAGCGCTCCAACGGCCGCAGCATCTACGTCCTTGACGAACCCACCACAGGGCTGCACTTCGAGGACATCCGGAAACTGCTGCTGGTCCTGCAGGGCCTCGTGGACAAGGGCAACACCGTCATCACCATCGAGCACAACCTCGATGTAATTAAAAGCGCTGACTGGATCGTCGACCTGGGCCCGGACGGAGGGTCCGGCGGTGGCCGAATTGTAGCTTCCGGAACACCGGAACAGGTGGCAAAGTCCACCCAAAGCCATACCGCGGCCTTCCTGGCCGACATTCTGGCCTGAAGCCGGCCGGGGCCGGTGCTTCCACCGAAGCGCCGGCCTTGCCGCGTCGGATACATTCCTTTCGGGGCATACGGGTTTCTGGCATCGGGAGACTCGTGAGAAACTAAGCCGGTGACCCAAACAACAGTGCCCGTGATTTTCGACCTGGACGGCACTCTTGTCGATCCGGTGCACGGAATATCGGACGGAATCGCGGCGGCCCTTACAGAGCTCGGACTCCGCATTCCGGGTAAAGCCCGAATGGATGCCATGATTGGCCCCAAACTCAGCCATTCGCTCACCGAAATCGCCGGGGTGCCTGCCGGTCAACTGGACGACGCCATCCGCATCTACCGTGCGCACTATCTGGCCACCGGCATCGCCCAAAGCCGGCTCTATCCCGGTATTCGCGCGCTGCTGGAAACCTTTGCCGGCGCAGGCCGGCCCATCGCCGTCGCCACCCAGAAACCCGAGGGCCTGGCCCGGACAGTGCTGGAGCACCACGGGATTGCCGGCCTGTTCCTCACCATCCGAGGCTCGGCCGCGGATGAGGCAGCGGCAGCCGGGACCCAGTCGGGGAAGAAATCGATCGTTGCCGCGGCGCTCTCGGATTTCTCCGGCCGTGGCCTGGACACCCGCGGTGCCGTGATGGTGGGGGACCGTGCCCAGGACGTTGCCGGCGCCGCTGCCAACGGCCTTGACTGTATCGGCGTAGGCTGGGGATTCGCTCCGGCTGGGGAACTGAACACTGCCGGCGCCGTGGAGGTTGTGCACAGCAGCGCCGAACTCTACGGGAGCATTACCCGGCGGGACACCGCCGTGAATCCGGAGCCGCTGGACCCGGTTGCCGTGAACCCGAACCTGACGAACGACGCTGTAAACGAGGTGTGCACCGATGGCAATGTTTGATGCAATCCGCTGGACCACCCGGGGTCTGGTGACCTCGACCTGCCGGCCGACGGTCATCGGACTTGAGAACGTGCCCAAGCACGGTCCCTTCATCGTGGCCCCCAACCACCTCTCGTTCCTGGACAGCGTGATCGTCCAGGCGCTGATGCCCCGCCCGGTCGCCTTCTTTGCCAAAGCCGAGTACTTCACCACCGGCGGAGTCAAAGGCAAGGTCATGAAGTCCTTCTTCGAAGCCGTTGGCTCGATCCCGGTGGAACGGGGCGAGCAGGCAGCCAGCGTCCAGGCGCTCAAAACGCTGCTGGAAATCCTGGACTCCGGCAAGGGCATCGGTATTTACCCGGAGGGCACCCGCTCCCGCGACGGAATTCTTTACCGCGGCCGCACCGGCGTGGGGTGGCTTGCCTTGACCACCGGCGCCCCGGTGCTCCCGGTGGGGCTGATCGGCACCGAGCACCTGCAGCCGGCGGACAGCAAGTCGGTCAAGCCGCAGCACTTCACCATGAGGGTCGGCGAACCGATGTATTTCGACAAAACCGGACCGGACCACTCCCTGCCGGCCCGCCGGCAGGCCACCGACCGCATTATGGACGCGATCGCCGAACTCAGCGGCCAGGAACGTTCCACCAGCTACAACCAGAGCAAGGCAGTGGACTAGCGCAGCCGTCAAGGGCACTGCTGCAGGCTCAGTAGACTGGAATCGTGGCAGATCCAGCGGGTTACCGACCCCAGACAGGTGAGATTCCGACCAATCCGGGCGTTTACCGCTTCCGCGACCCGCACGGCCGGGTCATCTACGTCGGCAAGGCCAAGAACCTCCGCTCGCGGCTGAACTCCTACTTCGCCAACCCGGCCGGCCTGCTGCCTAAGACATATGCGATGGTGCATACCGCGAGCAGTGTCGAGTGGACAGTCGTCGGCAGCGAACTTGAATCCCTCCAGCTGGAGTACACCTGGATCAAGGAATTCAAACCCCGGTTCAATGTCATGTTCCGGGATGACAAGAGCTACCCGTATCTCGCCGTATCGATGGCGGAGAAATACCCCCGGGTGCAGGTCCTGCGTGGCGAGCGCCGCAAGGGGACCCGCTACTTCGGCCCCTACACCGCGGGCGCCATCCGGGACACCATGGACACCCTGCTGCGAGTTTTCCCGGTCCGCAGCTGCAGCCCCGGCGTCCTGAAACGGGCCGAAGCCAGCGGCAGGCCGTGCCTGCTTGGCTACATCGACAAGTGCGCGGCACCCTGTGTCGGGCGCATCTCGGCCGAAGACCACCGCGCGCTGGCCGAGGACTTCTGCTCCTTTATGGGCGGCGAAGCCAAACCCTTCGTGACGCGGCTCGAGAAAGACATGGCTGCGGCGGTCGCGGAACTGGACTACGAGCGGGCTGCCCGGATCCGGGACGACATCGTTGCGCTGAAAAAGGTCTTTGAACGCAACGCAGTGGTCCTGGCCGAGGATACCGACGCCGACGTTTTTGCCCTGCACGAGGATGAGCTCGAAGCGGCCGTGCAGGTCTTCCACGTCCGGGGCGGCCGGATCCGCGGTCAGCGCGGCTGGGTGGTGGAAAAGGTCGAGGACACCACCACCCCGGACCTGGTGGAGCATTTGCTCCAGCAGGTCTACGGCGAGGAAGCAGGACTGCAGGGCAGGCTGCCGCGGGAGGTCCTCGTCGCGACGGAGCCCAGCAACGCCGCCGAACTGGCACAGTGGCTCAGCGGGCTGCGCGGGGCCCGGGTGGACGTCCGTGTCCCGCAGCGCGGCGACAAGGCCGCGCTGCTGTCCACCGTCCGGGAGAACGCCGAGCATGCCCTTAAACTGCACAAATCACGGCGCGCGGGGGACCTGACCATGCGTTCCCAGGCCCTGCAGGAACTGCAGGAGGCGTTGGATCTGCCGATCGCGCTGCTGCGGATCGAATGCTACGACATCTCGCACGTCCAGGGCACCAACGTTGTTGGTTCCATGGTGGTGGTGGAAGACGGCCTGCCGAAGAAGTCCGAGTACCGGAAGTTCTCCGTCACCGGCGCCGCCGCAACTGACGACACTGCCGCCATGCATGACGTTCTCACCCGGCGCTTCCGGAACTATCTGCAGGAGAAAGCGGTCCAGGCAGACGCGGCCCGGCAACCCGGACACCAGGCGCTGCTGAACGCTGTGGCAGACGCCGCCGTCGCCCCGGCGGCCGGGACCACGGTGGCGGATACCACCACTCCGGCGCCGCGAACCAAATTTGCCTACCCGCCCAACCTGGTCGTCGTCGACGGCGGCAAGCCCCAGGTCAACGCGGCCGCCCGGGCCCTGGCCGAGCTGGGCATCGACGACGTGTACGTTGTCGGCCTAGCCAAAAGGCTCGAGGAAGTCTGGTTGCCGGACAGTGACTTCCCGGTGATCCTGCCGCGGGCCTCCGCCGGGCTGTATCTGCTGCAACGCATCAGGGACGAAGCGCACCGTTTCGCGATTTCCTTCCACCGGCAAAAGCGCGGCAAGGCGATGACCGTCTCCGCGCTCGACGGTGTGCCCGGCCTCGGTGACTCCAAACGCAAGGCGTTGCTCGCCCGGTTCGGCTCGGTGAAGAGCATCAAGGCGGCCAACATCGAGGAACTGACCGGGGCCAAGGGGATCGGTCCGTCCCTGGCTGAGGCGATCGTGCGGCACTTCTCCGCCGACGTCGAGAACGCCACAGTGCCCGCGGTCAACATGACCACCGGTGAAATCCTGGACACTTAGCTAGCGCCGGCAAACTTAGCTAGGGTTAGGACTTGGGATGAGGCGGGCCGCGACGGAACACTGCGCGGCCGCCACCCTTGAAGAGGCAGCGCACAACAGCACAGCAGAACGGGGCTTCACTGATGGCAGAGTCGACGGCAGGATCCGGTACAGAGCCGGACGGCATGACACCGGTAAAGCCCGTTGAGGCGGAACTTCTTGTCGTGACGGGCATGTCCGGAGCCGGCCGGAGCACTGCTGCGGACGCCCTGGAGGACCACGGCTGGTACGTCGTGGAGAACCTCCCCCCGCAGATGCTCGGCACCCTCGCGGAAATTGTCTCCCACGCCCCGGGTTCTATTTCCAAGCTTGCTGTTGTGATGGATGTCCGGAGCAAGGAGCTGTTCGCCGACATCCGTTCGGCCCTGCGGAACCTGGAAGCCAGCGGCGTCGGGTTCCGGGTCCTGTTCCTCGATGCCAACGACGACGTCCTGGTCCGCCGCTTCGAGCAGGGCCGGCGTCCGCACCCGCTCCAGGCCGGCGGCAGGATCCTTGACGGCATCGCCGCGGAACGCGAACTGCTCCACGAACTGCGAACCTCTGCCGACATTGTGCTGGACACCTCCGCGCTGAACGTGCACGGGCTCGCGACGGCGATCACCGAACTCTTCAGCGAAACGGGACCCGTGGCCCTGCGCCTGAACGTGATGAGCTTCGGTTTTAAGTACGGGCTTCCGGTCGACGCCAACTTCGTCGCAGATGCCCGTTTTATTCCCAACCCGCATTGGGTGCCGGCCCTCCGCCCGCACACCGGGCTGGACGAGGACGTCAGCGACTATGTGCTCAAGGCGCAAGGCGTCAGCGATTTTGTGGAACGCTACGTGCTGGCTCTTGAGCCGGTCCTGGACGGCTACCGCCGGGAGAACAAGCACTACGCGACCATTGCCGTCGGCTGCACCGGCGGCAAGCACCGCTCCGTCGCCGTCGCCGTCGAACTGTCCCGCCGGCTCGCGCAGTACCCGCGCGTCACCGTGACCACCACCCACCGGGACTTGGGCCGCGAATAATGGCGCTGCTCACCGGGCCGTTGCCCCTCGTTCCGCCGGCCAGTGCCGCGTTCGGCAGCCAGCAGGATAAGGGCCCTTCCGTCGTCGCGCTCGGCGGCGGCCATGGCCTCGCCGCGTCGCTCTCAGCGCTGCGCCTGCTGACCTCTGAGCTGACCGCCATCGTGACGGTAGCTGATGACGGTGGCTCCTCCGGACGGCTGCGCGAGGAGTATGGCGTGCTGCCCCCCGGGGACCTGCGGATGGCACTCTCGGCACTCTGTGACGACACCGACTGGGGCCGCACCTGGCGGGATGTGATGCAGCACCGATTCGCACCCGGCAAGGGCCGTGGCGGCTCGCTCGACGAGCACGCCATGGGCAACCTGCTGATTGTGACCCTCTGGGAACTCCTGGGCGACACCGTGGCGGGCCTCAAATGGGCCGGTGCGCTGCTGGGCGCGCGCGGCGAGGTCCTGCCGATGTCCAGCCTCCCGCTGACCATCGAGGGCCAGGTCCGTGTCACCGCCCCGGACGGCACCTCGGCGCTGCACACGGTGTCCGGGCAGGCCAAATGCGCCGTCGCGGGCTCACTGGAAAGCGTCCGGCTGTTGCCGGAGAACGCCCCGGCCTGCATCGAGGCACTCACCGCGATCGAATTGGCCGACTGGGTCATCCTCGGCCCGGGCTCCTGGTACACCTCCGTGCTGCCGCACCTGCTGCTGCCGGAAATGCGTGAAGCGCTGTGCAACACGGCAGCCCGCCGGTGCCTGACCATGAACCTCGCCACGGACACCAAGGAAACCCTCGGGATGTCCGCCGCCGACCACCTGCGGGTGCTCCGGCAGTACGCGCCGGACTTTACGATCGACGTCGTCCTGGCCGATCCGGCGTCCGTGGCTGACCTCGCCGACTTCGAACAGGCCGCCGGGATGCTCGGCGCCGAGGTGGTGTTGGGTAAAGTGGGGGCGTCGCGCCGCCAGCCCATCCACGACCCCCTGCGGCTGGCAACGGCTTACCACGACATTTTCGGGAACAGGTAGGAAAGGTGCCATGGCACTGACAGCATCAGTCAAGGAAGAACTGTCCCGGCTGGACATCAAGAAATCCTCGGTCCGCAAGGCTGAAGTGTCCGCCATGCTCCGCTTCGCCGGCGGGCTGCACATCATCTCGGGCCGGATTGTGATCGAAGCCGAGGTGGATCTCGCGTCGACTGCGCGCCGGCTCCGGGCAGCCATCGCCGAAGTGTACGGACACCAGAGCGAGATCATCGTTGTGTCCGGCGGCGGGCTGCGGCGCGGCAGCCGCTACGTGGTGCGTGTGGTCCGCGACGGCGAAGCGTTGGCCCGGCAGACGGGTCTCCTGGACGCCCGCGGCCGCCCGGTCCGCGGCCTGCCCTCGGTCGTGGTGAATGGATCCGCGGCCGACGCCGAGGCCGTCTGGCGCGGCGCCTTCCTTGCCCACGGATCCCTCACCGAACCCGGCCGCTCTTCTGCCATGGAGGTCACCTGCCCCGGCCCGGAGTCCGCACTGGCCCTCGTCGGCGCCGCCCGTCGGCTCGGCATCCAGGCCAAGGCCCGCGAAGTCAGGGGAGTGGACCGAGTGGTTATCCGCGACGGCGACACGATCGCCGCGCTGCTGACCCGGATGGGCGCCCACGACGCGCTGATGGTCTGGGAAGAGCGCCGGATGCGCAAGGAAGTCCGTGCCACCGCGAACCGGCTGGCCAACTTCGACGACGCCAACCTGCGCCGTTCCGCGCAGGCCGCCGTCGCTGCCGGCGCCCGCGTGGACCGGGCCCTGGAAATCCTCGGCGACGACGTACCGGAGCACTTGAAGTACGCCGGTGAGCTGCGGGTCGCGCACAAGCAGGCCAGCCTGGACGAACTGGGCCGGCTCGCGGACCCGGTGATGACCAAGGACGCAATCGCGGGACGGATCCGCCGGCTGCTCGCCATGGCGGATAAACGGGCGCAGGACCTCGGCATCCCCGGTACGGAAGCGAATGTGACACCGGAAATGCTTGACGAGTAGCCTCTCCTCAGAAACAACTGCAGAATTCAGATGGGGCAGCGGGAATACCTCAGCCGGACCGGAGGCTATGCCCACTGGATCCCGATCCAGAAACTTCCGGGTGCAAACACATCCGGATGCACAATCCGAGACTTACCAAACGGACAACCAGTCCACGACATTGGAGGATTTTGTGACCGAGTACGTACTGCCCGACCTCAGCTATGACTACGCAGCGCTGGAGCCCCACATCTCCGCGCGGATCATGGAGCTGCACCACAGCAAGCACCACGCCGCCTACGTGGCCGGCGCCAACAACGCCCTGGCCCAGCTGGCCGAAGCACGCGAAAAGGGCGACTTCGCCAACATCAACCGCCTCTCCAAGGACCTTGCGTTCCACACCGGCGGACACATCAACCACTCCGTGTTCTGGAACAACCTCTCCCCTGATGGCGGGGACAAGCCCGAAGGCGAGCTGGCGGCCGCCATCGATGACGCCTTCGGCTCCTTTGACGCGTTCCGGGCGCACTTCACCGCCGCGGCCATGGGCCTGCAGGGCTCCGGCTGGGCGTTCCTGGCCTACGAGCCGATCGGCGGAAACCTCGTGATCGAGCAGCTCTACGATCAGCAGGGCAACGTCGCCGTCGGTACCACGCCGCTGCTGATGCTGGACATGTGGGAGCACGCCTTCTACCTGGACTACGTCAACGTCAAAGCAGACTACGTCAAGGCCTTCTGGAACATCGTGAACTGGGCCGACGTCGCCAAGCGCTTTGACGCCGCCCGCCAGAACGCCACCGGCCTGATCACGCTGTAGCAGGTCATGCGGCTGTAACAAAGCTCACAATTGGGCCCGTTCGGCCCAAATTGTGGACGGTCCGCCCCCGCACTTGCGGGGGCGGGCCAAGCTAAACGTAAGATGGATCACGGAAGGCGGTTAGCCTTCAGCAATGTGGCTGGTCGCCCTCCGATCTGGTAATCATCTCTGCCCAATGGCGTGCGGGATCTGTTAGTTGGCTTGAGCGCCTTCTCAACTAGTCGTGCTTGTAAAAGCACCAAGGAGACTGAAAACGTGACCACCCGTATTGGTATTAACGGCTTTGGCCGTATTGGCCGCAACTACTTCCGCGCCGCACTCGCCCAGGGGGCGGACCTCGAGATCGTTGCAGTCAACGACCTCACCAGCCCGGAAGCACTGGCGCACCTCTTCAAATACGATTCCGTCGGCGGCCGTCTGGCCCAGACCATCGAAGTCAAGGACGGCAACATCGTCGTCGACGGCAAGACCGTTAAGGTCCTCGCCGAACGCGACCCCGCCAAGCTGCCCTGGGGCGAGCTCGGAGTCGACGTTGTGATCGAGTCCACCGGTTTCTTCACCAAGGCCGCCGATGCGCAGAAGCACATCGATGCCGGCGCCAAGAAGGTCCTGATTTCCGCCCCCGCCTCGGACGAGGACATCACGATCGTGATGGGTGTGAACGAAGGGCTTTACGACCCGGCCGCTCACCACATCATTTCCAACGCCTCCTGCACCACCAACTGCCTCGGCCCGCTCGCCAAGGTGCTCAACGACGCCTTTGGCATCGAGCGCGGCCTGATGACCACCATCCACGCATACACCGCTGACCAGAACCTGCAGGACGGCCCGCACAAGGACCTCCGCCGTGCCCGTGCCGCAGCCATCAACATGGTTCCCACCTCCACCGGCGCGGCCAAGGCAATCGGACTGGTCCTGCCCGAACTCAAGGGCAAGCTCGACGGCTACGCCATCCGCGTGCCGGTCCCTACCGGCTCCGCAACCGACCTGACCGTTATTGTGTCGCGAGAGACGACCGTCGAGGAAGTCAACGCCGCGCTCAAGGCCGCGTCCGAAACTCCCGAACTCAAGGGCCTGCTGACCTACACCGACGAGCCGATCGTCTCCTCCGACATCGTCGGCGACCCGGCATCCTCCATCTTCGACTCCGGGCTCACCAAAGTGATCGGCAACCAGGTCAAGGTTGTTTCCTGGTACGACAACGAGTGGGGCTACTCCAACCGCCTCGTGGACCTCACGGAGCTCGTCGCAGCCAAGCTGGGCTAGGGTAAGACTCATGACATTCCACACCCTCAACGAACTGATCGCTGATGGTGTCCGCGGGCGGTACGTTCTGGTCAGAAGTGACCTGAACGTACCGCTCGACGGCTCTTCAGTCACTGACGACGGCCGCATCAAGGCCTCCCTCCCAGTGCTGGCGAAGCTCACGGATGCCGGTGCCCGCGTGCTGGTTACAGCCCACCTCGGCCGCCCCAAGGGCGCCCCCGAGGACAAGTTCTCACTCAAGCCAGCTGTCGCGCGGCTTGCCGAACTCGCCTCCTTCAAGGTCGCCCTTGCAGGGGACACCGTCGGCAGTTCCGCTGCGGCCGGAGCGGCGGCGCTGCAGGACGGCGAGGCCCTGGTCCTGGAGAACGTTCGTTTCGACGCCCGGGAGACGTCAAAGGACGACGTTGAACGGGGCGCATTCGCCGATGAGCTGGTGGCCCTCACCGGATCCCACGGCGCGTTTGTGGACGACGCCTTCGGCGCCGTACACCGCAAGCACGCCAGTGTGTACGACGTCGCGACCCGCCTGCCCTCCTACCAGGGCGACTTGGTCCGCACCGAGGTCGAGGTGCTGCGCAAGCTCACCACCGACACGCAGCGGCCCTACGTCGTTGTGCTGGGCGGTTCCAAGGTCTCGGACAAGCTGGCCGTGATCAACAACCTCATCGGCAAGGCAGACACCATCCTGGTCGGCGGTGGCATGTTGTTCACCTTCCTCGCCGCCGCGGGCCACAAGGTGGCCGGCAGTTTGCTCGAAGAGGACCAGATTCCGGTCGTGCAGGACTATCTGGCGCGCGCAGCGGCCGCCGGGACCGAATTTGTGGTTCCCACCGACGTCGTGGTGGCAAATAAGTTCGCCGCCGACGCCGCGCAGGAGACGGTGCGTGCGGACGCGATGGAAGGCAGCAGCTTTGGCGCGCAGGGCATTGGCCTGGACATCGGTCCGGAATCGTCTGCCGCGTTCGCGGAACGGATCCAGGGCGCCAGGACGGTGTTCTGGAACGGACCCATGGGGGTATTCGAGTTCCCTGCGTTCGCCGCCGGGACACGGGCCGTCGCCGCGGCACTAACCGAAACCGGGGCGTTCACAGTCGTCGGCGGCGGCGACTCCGCCGCCGCGGTCCGGACCCTCGGTTTCGCCGATGATCAGTTTGGGCACATTTCCACCGGCGGCGGCGCCAGCCTGGAGTACCTTGAAGGCAAGGAACTTCCCGGCCTGAGCGTCCTGGACCGCTAAATCCTCCAGCCGGCAGGGCCCCTTCTCCAAGGACGGGCGCCCTGCCGGCTGTTTCACTGCTACGACCTTTTTGGAGACCACGTGACTACGTCAAGCAACGGAAAATTCGACCGGACGCCCTTCATCGCTGGCAACTGGAAGATGAACATGGACCACGTCCAGGGCATTACCCTGCTGCAGAAGCTGGCCTGGACCCTCTCGGACGCCAAGCACGACTACAGCCGGGCGGAGGTTGCCGTTTTCCCGCCGTTTACCGACCTTCGCGGTGTCCAGACGCTCGTCCAGGGCGATGAGCTGAAGGTTGTCTAC
This genomic window from Arthrobacter sp. EM1 contains:
- a CDS encoding GntR family transcriptional regulator — its product is MTPTDASTVPFPGAWRPNPGSTVPLFDQLRLNIIERADNGALAPGTKLPAVRSLAGELGVAPHTVARAYKELEAAGVVVTRGRNGTVMCARDEAWSSLSAVAAGFADAAKAQGASFAEAVQLLAAAYDRS
- the uvrA gene encoding excinuclease ABC subunit UvrA, translated to MSRLVVKGAREHNLRNVDLDLPRDSMIVFTGLSGSGKSSLAFDTIFAEGQRRYVESLSAYARQFLGQVDKPDVDFIEGLSPAVSIDQKSTSKNPRSTVGTITEIYDYMRLLWARVGRPHCPICGEPVAKQTPQQIVDQLLELPEGTRFQVLAPVVRGRKGEFVELFKELTAKGYSRARVDDTLIQLSDPPKLGKQFKHTIEVVVDRLVVKDGISQRLTDSVETALGLAEGRILAEFVDLEADDPERVRAFSEHLACPNEHPLAIDEIEPRSFSFNNPFGACSACSGIGTKLEVDEELIIPNGELSLAEGAIAPWSLGTATTEYWNRLLGGLAKELGFSMKTPWDKLSEDTRQTVLHGKDHKVVVQYRNRFGRERKYSTGFEGVIQYVHRKHLETDSDKARDRYEEYMRQIPCPVCNGARLNPASLSVLINGKSIAAVAALPMRDCAYFLDNLVLTGREAQIANQVLKEIQARLTFLLDVGLEYLNLERASGTLSGGEAQRIRLATQIGSGLVGVLYVLDEPSIGLHQRDNRRLIETLTRLRDLGNTLIVVEHDEDTIQEADWVVDIGPGAGEHGGMVVHSGSYQGLLENTESLTGDYLSGRKRIEVPKKRRKYDKKRELKVVGAKEHNLLNVDATFPLGLFTAVTGVSGSGKSTLVNEILYKVLANKLNGAKQVAGRHKSIQGLEHLDKVVHVDQSPIGRTPRSNPATYTGVFDNIRKLFADTTEAKVRGYLPGRFSFNVKGGRCEACSGDGTLKIEMNFLPDVYVPCEVCHGARYNRETLEVHYKGKTIADVLNMPIEEGAEFFAAFSPIARHLSTLVDVGLGYVRLGQPATTLSGGEAQRVKLAAELQKRSNGRSIYVLDEPTTGLHFEDIRKLLLVLQGLVDKGNTVITIEHNLDVIKSADWIVDLGPDGGSGGGRIVASGTPEQVAKSTQSHTAAFLADILA
- a CDS encoding HAD hydrolase-like protein; the encoded protein is MTQTTVPVIFDLDGTLVDPVHGISDGIAAALTELGLRIPGKARMDAMIGPKLSHSLTEIAGVPAGQLDDAIRIYRAHYLATGIAQSRLYPGIRALLETFAGAGRPIAVATQKPEGLARTVLEHHGIAGLFLTIRGSAADEAAAAGTQSGKKSIVAAALSDFSGRGLDTRGAVMVGDRAQDVAGAAANGLDCIGVGWGFAPAGELNTAGAVEVVHSSAELYGSITRRDTAVNPEPLDPVAVNPNLTNDAVNEVCTDGNV
- a CDS encoding lysophospholipid acyltransferase family protein: MAMFDAIRWTTRGLVTSTCRPTVIGLENVPKHGPFIVAPNHLSFLDSVIVQALMPRPVAFFAKAEYFTTGGVKGKVMKSFFEAVGSIPVERGEQAASVQALKTLLEILDSGKGIGIYPEGTRSRDGILYRGRTGVGWLALTTGAPVLPVGLIGTEHLQPADSKSVKPQHFTMRVGEPMYFDKTGPDHSLPARRQATDRIMDAIAELSGQERSTSYNQSKAVD
- the uvrC gene encoding excinuclease ABC subunit UvrC, producing MADPAGYRPQTGEIPTNPGVYRFRDPHGRVIYVGKAKNLRSRLNSYFANPAGLLPKTYAMVHTASSVEWTVVGSELESLQLEYTWIKEFKPRFNVMFRDDKSYPYLAVSMAEKYPRVQVLRGERRKGTRYFGPYTAGAIRDTMDTLLRVFPVRSCSPGVLKRAEASGRPCLLGYIDKCAAPCVGRISAEDHRALAEDFCSFMGGEAKPFVTRLEKDMAAAVAELDYERAARIRDDIVALKKVFERNAVVLAEDTDADVFALHEDELEAAVQVFHVRGGRIRGQRGWVVEKVEDTTTPDLVEHLLQQVYGEEAGLQGRLPREVLVATEPSNAAELAQWLSGLRGARVDVRVPQRGDKAALLSTVRENAEHALKLHKSRRAGDLTMRSQALQELQEALDLPIALLRIECYDISHVQGTNVVGSMVVVEDGLPKKSEYRKFSVTGAAATDDTAAMHDVLTRRFRNYLQEKAVQADAARQPGHQALLNAVADAAVAPAAGTTVADTTTPAPRTKFAYPPNLVVVDGGKPQVNAAARALAELGIDDVYVVGLAKRLEEVWLPDSDFPVILPRASAGLYLLQRIRDEAHRFAISFHRQKRGKAMTVSALDGVPGLGDSKRKALLARFGSVKSIKAANIEELTGAKGIGPSLAEAIVRHFSADVENATVPAVNMTTGEILDT